GACAAGTGATCCATTTAGAAGCACGAGCTCTTGAAAAATGGAAGGAAGGGGTAGAGAGCGGACTAACTACCAGAAAACAACTGAGAAAATATATAAGCACCGGCCTGAAATCGAACCGGCACTTGAGCAATACAGATAAAGGCTATGGGGTATTGAACGGAGAACCTGAGGCTATGGATTTTGTCGAGTACGGGAAGATCAATACCAGCCAGCTAAAACAACTCATCGTATTAAGTGACGGACTATTTTTACCAGAAGAGCTCGTTGCAAAAGGACGTGGGTACTGGGAGTATACAGCGGAATTGCTCCTTCAGGAAGGGTTGGAAACTTATGCTGAACGTATGGTTCAATTGGAGGAAGGTGATCCGGAATGTTTAGCCTATCCACGATTTAAAAAGTCGGATGATAAAACAGGCTTAATTTTTCACTTACGTTAAGAAAGACAAACCAAAATAGAGGCATGCGGAGACGCCGGCGGCAATTAAGGCTGGCTTCAATTTAAACTTAGCATACCGAATCGTATTGAGTTTTAAAATTCCTGCTGTTGTATTCGTATTATCACTCAAAGGTGAGGAAAACGCACCAAATGTGCCGCTTGCAAAAACTGCTCCGATTACGATCGGTAGAGAACTTCCGGCAACTGTGGCGATTGAAATTCCCACCGGCATAAGAATGCCCCAAGTACCCCATGAAGATCCTATGAAATAAGACAAGGCGCAGCCAAGAATAAAGATAATTGCGGCGACAAATTGTGGAGGTATCCAATTAAAGGCACCGGAAATGGCATCGGCAAAGTGTAAGGCTTCAGATCCTTTTCCAAGTCCCCATACTAACGCTAACAGCAGGATGACCCCCATCATGTCGTTTCCTCCATCGATTAAGGCGTTCATCATTTTATGCAGCGAAAGCTGACTGAGCTTTAAATAAATGACAAAGGCAATAATGGTTAAGATGACAGCGAGCACCATAGCATCAAGTACGTTCGCGTTGATAAGTGCCTCTAACCCGGATTTATTTTTTTGTACACCTAGCAAGTACATAAGGAAAAAAGTAAAAATGATGACTCCAGCCAGCGGCACAATTAAGTTCCAAGGTCGGGCAGGAAGTTCTTTCGTTACCGCGGGATGACAGTCTTCCCAGCGGTCGTCATCTTCTTCCTCTTCGATTAATTCCTCATGTGTTTCTTCGGCACCGTGTGCCTGAGCCTTAGATTTATGAAAAAAACTTAAGTAAAATCCAAGCAGCAGCATGGATAAAGCAAAAAAATTAAAAGGAATGCTCCTTACATAAAGAGAGTAAGCGTCCCCTGAAGCATCAGCCTGCTGTAAAGACAAATCGATTACAGAGGTCATGTAACCGACAAAAGCAGTCGCAACAGGAATAATGACAACAAGTGGGGAAGCAGTGGTTTCAATAACAAAACCAAGCTCCTGCTTTGTCATGGGAATCTTTTTCCGCATGGCCTTCATAACGGGTGCAATAGTTACAATTCGAAAGCTGGGTGCACTGAAAGTACCTACAGAGGAAAGCCATGTTAAGATAAAAGCCCCGCGCTTATCTGTAATCTTTGATGCAGCAGCGCGCACGAACCCTTTAATTCCGCCCGACATTTTAATCAGACCAATTAAGGCAGAAAAGGCATACAAAAAAATAATTATTTTTAAATTGTTACTGTCAGATAAGCCTTGAATTACAAAATCCAGGGCCTTTGTTAAGCCGGTAAGCCAGTGGGGCTCGACTAAATATCCTGCTACAATAACGGCAAACAATAAACTTGGAATGACTTGTTTTGTCCAAATAGCAGCAGCTATCACAACTAAAAAAGGGATGACGGGAATCCAGTTCATTTCATTGCCTCTTTCCTTTACCATGCTTCTCTTAGCATGTGTGTAGGTAAAAAAAGTATGCGCCATTTTAAAGCGTAGAAACTCCTTGAAATCATGGTTCACAGCTCTCATAAGAAGGATTATGAAGAACAATTGACGAACAGGGTAGGTACGTAATTTTTCAAGTTCACTAAAAGGAGCGGGTTCAATGGGTTTTATGGAAAAAAGCGTTGTGATTCAAAAGCCAATTGAAGAGGTTTTTGCTCAAGCTACTGATTTTAAACAGAGTCCTCGAATTATGGATGCGGTCGTTGAAGTGGAACTTTTATCTGATGGCCCCGTAAAAAAAGGGTATCAGTTTAAAGAAGTACGGGAGATTCGCGGGAGGAGGGTTCCCTCCGTGATCGAGGTGACCGAGTACAAACCTGGGGAAAGGTATTCTGTGAGAAGCAATCAACAAGGGATAGATTTAAGGTATCATTATGCATTTACCCAAACAACGGAAGGAACAAAGGTAAGTTTTACAGGGGAGCTTTATACGGAGGGGCTGAGGAATAAGCTCACGAAGCCATTTTTGCAAATGGTGATCAAGAAGGAAGATGAAGATCATTTAGATCATTTGAAGAAATTTATTGAAAACAGCTGATCATACCCGCTAATAAAGGATGGATAGTCTTGAATGGTTCTTTGAGATATGTTTTTTTCAAAAAGATTACAAAAGGTGGTTCGTTCTTCCTGAAAAATGAATCCATACTGAAACATTGGTACATGTTTCCTGCTTATTTATCCTAATCGGGACTTTAGTCCTTTCTTTCAGAAAATTATGGACAAAAATTAA
This Halobacillus salinarum DNA region includes the following protein-coding sequences:
- a CDS encoding protein phosphatase 2C domain-containing protein; protein product: MNKGKIDSFTLRGENQLNEDALVLNKSLGIYGVADGVTSLGDFKNEDGLTGGYLAAQTVKSTFEQMESKTSLFSAVQQINERIREEMMGYSIDLADKDQLWGTALFIFQLTDHGLEYIQTGDCMGLAIYEHEEVRLLSRRQVIHLEARALEKWKEGVESGLTTRKQLRKYISTGLKSNRHLSNTDKGYGVLNGEPEAMDFVEYGKINTSQLKQLIVLSDGLFLPEELVAKGRGYWEYTAELLLQEGLETYAERMVQLEEGDPECLAYPRFKKSDDKTGLIFHLR
- a CDS encoding SRPBCC family protein is translated as MGFMEKSVVIQKPIEEVFAQATDFKQSPRIMDAVVEVELLSDGPVKKGYQFKEVREIRGRRVPSVIEVTEYKPGERYSVRSNQQGIDLRYHYAFTQTTEGTKVSFTGELYTEGLRNKLTKPFLQMVIKKEDEDHLDHLKKFIENS
- a CDS encoding Na+/H+ antiporter NhaC family protein, with the protein product MNWIPVIPFLVVIAAAIWTKQVIPSLLFAVIVAGYLVEPHWLTGLTKALDFVIQGLSDSNNLKIIIFLYAFSALIGLIKMSGGIKGFVRAAASKITDKRGAFILTWLSSVGTFSAPSFRIVTIAPVMKAMRKKIPMTKQELGFVIETTASPLVVIIPVATAFVGYMTSVIDLSLQQADASGDAYSLYVRSIPFNFFALSMLLLGFYLSFFHKSKAQAHGAEETHEELIEEEEDDDRWEDCHPAVTKELPARPWNLIVPLAGVIIFTFFLMYLLGVQKNKSGLEALINANVLDAMVLAVILTIIAFVIYLKLSQLSLHKMMNALIDGGNDMMGVILLLALVWGLGKGSEALHFADAISGAFNWIPPQFVAAIIFILGCALSYFIGSSWGTWGILMPVGISIATVAGSSLPIVIGAVFASGTFGAFSSPLSDNTNTTAGILKLNTIRYAKFKLKPALIAAGVSACLYFGLSFLT